Genomic segment of Labilithrix sp.:
TCGTCGCCGACGGCGCGGGCGGGGTCGGCGACGGGGCCAGAGCGGCCGACCACCTCGTCGATCGCGTGCGCGAGGCGGTCCTCGACGCCGACTTCGACCTCGCCGCCCCGGCGGCGTGGAGCCGGCTCTTCGCCGACGTCGACCGCGCGCTCGTCGGCGTCGGCGAGACGACGGCGGTCGTCGTCGTCTTGATGACGGGCCTGCTCGTGCATGCCGCGGCCGGCGACAGCGAAGCGTGGCTCGTGCGCGCGGACGCGAGCGAGCGCCTGACGGCGGGCGCATCGCGAGCCCGGCTCGGCACCGGCCGCGCGCGACCCAGCGCCTCCGTCCGGCGCGAGCTCGACGGACGCCTCGTCGTCGCGAGCGACGGGCTCTTTCGCCACACGCGGAGCGAGGCGATCGAGCGCGTGGTGCGGGCGGAGAAATTCGGCGCCGTCGCGGACGCGCTCGTCGCGCTCACGCGCGGTGAGGACGACGTGGCCGTCCTCGTCGCAGAGCGCTGAGCGCGGCGGCGGCCTATGCTTGGAGGATGAAGCCCGGCGAGCATCCCGAGTTCTTCCGGTTCCCCGCCCCCGAGGGGCGATCGCGCGAGAGTCGGATCCGGCTCGACGGCGAGGGGAAGTTCTACGACCACGGCGCGTACGTCGAGCACGCCAAGCTCCAGCAGGCGCTGCACACGTGGATCGGGCGGCACCCCGACGACGGGCGCTGGATCCTCACCAACGGCTACGACTGGACCTACTTCACCGTCGACGACGTCCCCTTCTTCGTGCGCTCGATCAAGAAGGTCGACGGCGACGCCGTGCTCGTGCTCTCGGATGGAACCGAAGAGCCCCTCGACCCGGTCACCGTGCGGACCGGTCCGCGCGGCGACCTCTACCTCACGGTGCAGCATCCTCACGCCGACAAGGCGAAGGCGGGGCCGTTCGACGCGAAGATGACGCGCTTCGCGCAGACGCAGCTCGAGGACTTCCTCTCGCCGGCGGAGGGCGGAGACGGCGACGCGGTCGTGCTCGCGACCCGTCGAGGCAAGGTGAGGCTTGCGGGTTGAGGTGCTCGTCGCGCTTGGGAATTTCGGCTAGGCTGCGCGCCACGTCCCATGCGTGTCCTCGTTGCCGACAAGCTCCATCCTCGCGCGGTCGAAGAGCTGCGAACCCTCCCGGTCGACGTCCTCTACGAGCCCGAGGTCACGAAGGAGACGCTCGAGTCCAAGATCCCCGGCGTGGGGATCCTCGTCGTTCGGTCGAAAGAGGTGACGCGGAAGGCGATCGAGAGCGCGCGGCAGCTCAACCTCATCGTCCGCGCCGGCGCCGAGACGTCGACGATCGACGTGAAGGCGGCGAGCGAGCGCGGCATCTACGTCGCCAACTGCCCCGGCAAGAACTCCTCCGCCGTCGCCGAGCTCGTGTTCGGGTTCGCGGTCGCGCTCGACCGGCGCATCCCCGACGCCGTCCTCTCGCTCCGCGCGGGCAAGTGGGAGCGCCTCGAGTACGGCAAGGCGGAGGGGCTCCTCGGCAAGACGATCGGCATCGCCGGCCTCGGCGCGATCGGGCGCGACGTCGCCGCGCGCGCGAAGACGTTCGGGCTCCACCCGATCGGCTGGAGCAAGAGCCTCACCCCCGCCCGCGCGGCCGAGCTCGGCATCGGGTACGCGGCGTCGCTCGAGGAGCTCGCCGCGAAGTCGGACATCCTCACCCTCCACCTCGCGCTGAACGAGCGCACGCGGCAGTGCGTGAACAAGAAGGTCTTCGACGCGATGCCGAAGCGCGCGATGTTCATCAACTGCGCGCGCCCCGACCTCGTCGACTACGAGGCGATGCAGGACGCGATCAAGAGCCGTGGCCTCCGCGTCGCGATCGACGTCATCCCGAACGAGCCGCGCGGCAAGAAGGAGGTCGCGCCCGACCTCTTCAACCTGACCACGCCGTCGGCGACGGGCGGCTTCCTCTACGCGACGCCCCACATCGCCGCGTCGACCGATCAGGCGCAGCTCGCGATCGCGACCGAGACGGTGCGCGTCATCCGCTCGTTCCTCACCGAGGGCACGGTGCCGAACGTGCAGAACGTCCTCAACCTCTCGAACGCGCGCTTCCAGATGGTCATCCGCATGCTCGACAAGGTCGGCACGTTCGCGAACGTGCTCGCCGTCATCAAGCGGCACGGGATCAACGTCGAGGAGGTGACGAACACCGTCTTCGAAGGCGGCGGCGCCTCGTGCGCGAAGCTGCGCGTCATCTCGCGGCCGAGCGAGGCGTGCTTCGCCGAGATCCGCGCCTTCGAAGAGGTGCTGCACGTCGACATCGTGCAGCTCCCGAACCTCGCCTGAGCATGCGCCCGCGATGGGGCCCAGGCGTCGCCGCCCTCGTCGCCGCGACGTTGCTCGCCGGCTGCAGCGGCTGCTCGCGGAAGGAGGAGGGCGCGCCCGACGCGTCCGCGTTCCTCGCGAGCCTCGTCGACGCCGGTGACGCCGGGCGCAACGACGCCGGCCCCGACGACTCGGCGATGCCCGCCGTCGACGACGACGACCTCCAGCAGCGCATGAAGCACCTCCTCGAGGCGATCTCGCAGAACAACCCCGATCTCGCGAACGACGCCCTCTTCCCGCGCGACGGCTACGTCCTGATGAAGGAGTCGTCCGACCCGCAGAAGGCGTGGGACCGCGGCATCTCGGGCAACTACCGGCGCTCGGTCGAGCGCATCCACAACCGCATCAAGGGGATCGAGCACGCGAAGTACGTCGGCTTCGAGATCGGCCACTCGATCGTGCAGCTCCAGCCCTCGAAGAAGAACTTCAAGAAGCCGCTCTGGCGCGTACGTCACTCGAAGATCAAGTTCACGCTCGAGGGCAAGGAGCGCACGCTCGACATCGCCGAGATGACAGCCTGGCGCGGCGCCTGGTACGTCACGAAGCTCCGCTGAGCCCGCACCCGCGCGCTCGAATTTCGGGACGCATCGAGCGGCCGTTCGGCACGCCCGAAGCGCTGGCAGGGATCGGCGTCGTGTACGGCGGCGTGGCGCTGTCGGGGGACGAGCTCACGCTCTACTTCGTGAACGCCACGCTGAAGCTCCACGTCGCGCGGCGCATCGATCACGCGAGCCCGTTCGGCGACGCACGAGCTCGCGCGCAGCGACTCGTCCGAGGAGTCGGCCGTCGTCACCGACGACGAGCGCACGATGTACTTCACGTCGCGACGCAAGTACGCGAACCAAGCCCCGGACGGAGGGAGCGCGACCAGCGACGTCTATGTCGCGACGCGCTCGAGCCTCGCGGTGAAGCTCGGCGACGTCCGCATCGTGCCGGAGCTCAGCTCCACCGCGAACGACGCGGTCGCGTGGCTGACGCCCGATGAATGCAGGATCTACGTCGCGTCGAAGCCGAAATGACGAAACGCGACGGCCGTGCTCGGTGCACGGGCGTCGCGTCCTCCCCCCTCGCCTGGGCTCGTCGTTACGGGACGACGGCGAGCGGGTCCTCTTCGACCGGCTGCGGGCCAGGGACGATGTGAGCGATGTCGGGGTCGACGCCCGGCGGCACGTCGGGACGGTCGCCCTTGATCGCGTTGCGCTCTTGCCTCTTGGCCGCCTTCTCGCGCTGCTTCTCCTGGCGCTGACGCTCCTTGAGGCGCTTGTTCATGCTCGGGTTACCCATGAGGTGCTCTCCTTTCTTAAGGCTTCAAGTCAGTGCCGTCGAGGACCGCGACGACCGCGCGAGCGGCGGGGCGGGGACGGCCGCGGATCCGCCGGTGACGTCACCATCGCCGGCGTGGGAGCGGGAGCGAGAGCGACGCCACCCGCGACGGGGATGGAGCGCTTCACGAATTTTTCGATGTCGCGGAGCAGCGGGCGTTCCTCGGGATCGCAAAACGCGATCGCGCGGCCGCTCGCCCCGGCGCGGCCGGTGCGGCCGATACGGTGGACGTAGCTCTCCGGGACGTTGGGGAGGTCGAAGTTGAACACATGCGTGATGCCGTCGACGTCGATGCCGCGCGCCGCGAGATCGGTCGCGACGAGCACCGCCACGGTCCCGCCCTTGAAGCCCTCGAGCGCGCGCTCGCGGGCGCCCTGCGACTTGTTCCCGTGGATCGCGGCCGCGACGATGCCGCTCTTCGTGAGCTGCTCGGCGAGGCGGTTCGCGCCGTGCTTCGTGCGCGTGAACACGATCGTGCGAAGCGCGTTCTCGTCGCGGAGGAGCTTCTCGAGGAGGTGGCGTTTGTCGCTCTTCGAGGCGACGAAGTGGACGCACTGCTCGACGCGCTCGGCGGTGGTGACCTCGGGCGCGATGTCGACGCGCACCGGATCCTTCAGCACGCTCGCGATGAGGTTCGCGATCTCGCCGGGGATGGTGGCGGAGAAGAGCAGCGTCTGGCGGACGGGCGGCACCGCCGCGACGATCTTGCGGACGTCGTGGATGAAGCCCATGTCGAGCATGCGGTCCGCTTCGTCGAGGACGAGGACCTGGATGCCGTCGAGCTTCACGAAGCCCTGGCTCATGAGATCGAGGAGGCGGCCGGGCGTGGCGACGAGGATGTCGGGCACGCGCTCGAGCGCCTTCTCTTGCGGCTTCTGCCCGACACCGCCGTAGATGCAGATGTGACGCACGCCGGTGTGGCGGCCGTAGGCGCCGATGCGCTCGTCGATCTGCGCGGCGAGCTCGCGCGTCGGGGCGACCACGAGGCAGCGGATCTTGCCGGTGCGGGGCGTCTTGCCGAGGCGATGGAGGATGGGGAGGACGAAGGCCGCGGTCTTGCCGGTGCCGGTCTGGGCGCAGCCGAGGAGGTCACGGCCCGCGAGGACGGGGCCGATGGACTTGCCCTGGATCGGCGTGGGCGTGGAGTAGCCTTCGGCCGCGACCGCACGGACGAGGTCCTTGTGGAGGCCGAGGGCCGCAAACGGATGGACGGATGGATTCTGCTCCGCGACCTTGGGCGTCGGAGCTGCGGCACGTGCATTCGGCACGGGCCGATCGATACTGGTCAAATTCACTCGAACGTTTTTCTCGCGGCCACAATGGCGTCGACCGCGTAACGCGAGGCACCGAAAAGCGGGCCTCGCCACGCCTTTCTCGACCGCGCTGGCATTTCGCGAGAGAAGTTCGTGAGCAGCGGTGATCTAACGCACCATGCCGTGGGGCGCAAGCACGGCCGTCATGTCGCACGCTCGCGCTTCACTTCTTCGAGCAGCTCTTCGATGCGCGTTTGTGCGTCCTGCCCCTCGTCGTAGACGAACCGAAGCTCGGGGGCGACGCGTAGCCCGAGCCGCGCCGTCACCGCCTTGCGCAAGCGCCCCGACGCCCGCGCGAGCGCGCGCTCGGCGTCCTTCTTGCGCGCCTCGAGCGCCGCGCCTTCGTCGGTCGTCGCGAGGCGGAAGAACACGCGCGCGAGCTGCAGGTCCGAGCTGATCCACGCGTTCGACACGATGAGCCCCTCGAGCCGCGGGTCCGCGAGGTCGCGCCCCACGAGCCGCGCGATCTCCTGCCGAAGCTGCGCCGCCACGCGCACGGGCCTGCTCGCTTCGTTCTTCGCGGCGTGCTTCGCCGGCCGCCTCGTCGACGCCATGCGCCGCACCATAGCGGAAAGTGTGGTCTACTCGAGACGAATGCGTCGTGTGCTCGCGACCTTGCTCGGCGCGTTCCTCGCGTGCACCCCCTTCGAGGCGGAGGAGCCGCAAGGCGCGGAGCTCGAGGAGACACCCGACGGTGGAAGTGCGCTCCAGCCGCGGCTGGACGGCGCCGCAGGCCCCGACGGCATGGGCGCGACCGGCTCCGACTTCTGCACGAACGCCGAGACCCTTCACGGCGACGACGTCGTCCTCTGCGACGACTTCGACGATCGCGACCAACCCGAACGCGCCCCGTGGGCCGTCGTCAACGAAAGCGGAGCGAACGGCGCGCTGACGGTCGGGATCCCGCCGAGCGGAACGTCGCACGCGCTCCGCATCTCCTACGACAACGGCGCCAGCTCGCACGACGTCGCCCTGCGAGCGCGGCTCCCATCCACGGACTTCGGGGACGCCCAGCGCATCTCGCTCGAGTACAAGTTCTACCCTGCGACGGTCGAGCTGGAGTTCGCGCGCAGCGGATCGCTCTTCCGCTTCACGAGCATCAACACCTTCCGCAGCCCGTTCGGCGTCGGCTTCTGGGCGGGCCATACCATGGCGCGGCGCGGCGACGCCGACATCGACACGGCCTCGGACAACGGGCACGTCCAGCCATGGATCCGCGGCGGACGCGGCACGTGGCACACGGCGCACGTCGTGCTCGAACGAACGCTGTAGCGAGGTTCTCCGTCTCGATCGTGGTGGACGACCAGACGCTCGGGACCGGCGAGCATCAGATCGGAGCCGTGGCGGACACCACCTTCGAGGTCGTGATGGGGATCTGGGAGACGAGCAGGACGGCGGGCACGGTCGACGTCTGGTACGACGACGTCCTCGTCCGGCTCCGGAAGTGAAGCCGCTCAGAGCTTCTGCTTGATCTCTTCGATCTCGAACGACTCGATGAAGTCGCCGTTCTTGACGTCGTTGAAGCCGTCGAGGCTGATGCCGCACTCCATCCCCTCCGGGATCTCCTTGACGTCTTCCTTGAGGTGCTTGAGCGCGTCGATCTTGCCTTCCCAGATCACCGCGCCGTCGCGGGTCACGCGGACGTGGTTGGAGCGGCGGACCTTGCCCTGCGTCACGTAACAGCCCGCGACGACGATGCCGCGGATCTTGAAGATGGCGCGGACCTCGGCCTTGCCGGAGAGCTTCTCCACCTTCGTCGTGGGGAGGAGGCCTTCCATCGCCGCCTTCACGTCGTCGACCGCGTCGTAGATGATCGAGTAGAGGCGGATCTCGACCTTGTTCTCCTCCGCGAGCGCCGCCGCCTTGCCGGCGGGGCGCACGTTGAAGCCGATGAGGATCGCCTTCGCCGCGATGGCGAGGTTCACGTCGCCCTCGGTGATCGCGCCGACGCCCGAGTGGACGATGTGGAGCTTCACCCGATCGGTCGTGAGCTTGTTGAACGCGTTCGTGAGCGCCTCGCTCGAGCCGTGCACGTCCGTCTTCACGATGACGCGCAGCTCCTGCTGATCGCCCGCCTGGAGGCGCTCCATGAGCGACTGGAGCGAGAGGCCCTTGTCGGAGCCCTGCTTGCTCTTGTCCTGCTTCGCCTTGCGGCTCTCCGCGATCTCGAGCGCCTTCTTCGGGTCCTTCACCGCGTGGAGCGGATCGCCCGCGGCGGGGACGTCGGAGAGGCCGAGGATCTCGACCGGCGTCGCCGGCGGAGCCTCGTGGACCTGCTTGCCGTGCTCGTTCGTCATCGCGCGGACCTTGCCGAAGCCCGGACCCGCGAGGACGAAGTCGCCGACCTTGAGCGTGCCCTCTTGCACGAGGATGCGCGCGACCGGGCCGCGGCCGCGATCGAGGAGCGCCTCGATGACGACGCCGCTCGCCGGCTTCTTCGGGTTCGCCTTGAGGTCGAGGACCTCCGCCTGGAGCGCGAGCATCTCGAGGAGCTGCGGGATGCCTTCGCCGGTGAGGGCGGAGACCTGGGTGAAGATCGTGTCGCCGCCCCACTCTTCGGGCTGGAGGCCCTGCTCGACGAGCTCGCGCTTCACGCGATCGGGATCGGCGCCCGCCTTGTCGATCTTGTTCACCGCGACGATGATCGGGACCTTCGCCGCCTTCGCGTGCGCGATCGCCTCCTTCGTCTGCGGCATGACACCGTCGTCCGCCGCGACGACGAGGACGACGATGTCCGTCGCGCTCGCGCCGCGCGCGCGCATCGCGGTGAACGCCTCGTGGCCCGGCGTGTCGAGGAACACGATCGTGCCGGCGGCGGTCGTCACCTTGTACGCGCCGATGTGCTGCGTGATGCCGCCGGCCTCGCCCTTCGCGACGTCGGCCTTGCGGATCTTGTCGAGGAGGCTCGTCTTGCCGTGGTCGACGTGACCCATCACCGTGACGACCGGCGGCCGGAGCACGAGCTCGGGATCGACGTCGGCGGCCTCGCCACGCGCGGCCTCGATGTCTTCCTCTTCCGTCGTCGCGACGTCCTCGACCTCCCAGCCGAACTCGCTCGCGAGGATCTTCGCCGTGTCGGCGTCCAGCGTCGTGTTGATGTGGATGCCGGTCATGCCCATGCCGAGGAGCTTCATCAGGAGCTCCGTCGCCTTGAGGCTCATCTGCGCGGCCATCGCGGCGAGGGTGATGTTCTCCTCGATGCGAATGACCTTCTTGTGCGCGGACATCTCCTTCGTGGAGACGTTCACCGGGCCCTTGCGGACGTTCATCATGCCCGGGCGGCCACGGCCACCGGGGCCGCCACGGCCCATCATGCCCGGACGCTGCTGGCCCGGACGCATGCCGCCGGGACGACCCGCCGCGCCGGCGCGGGGATCGAACTGCACGCGACGCGCGCCGACGCCGGCGGCGCCGCCGCCGATGCCCGTGCGCTGCGCGCCGACCGGGGTCGGCATCGGAACGCCGGGACGACCGGCCCAGTACTCGACGCCGGTCTTCGGCGCCGCGGACGGACCGCGCGGGGCGGGGGCGTCCGAGGGCACGACGCGCGGAGGCGGCGGCGGGGGCTCGGGCGCGGGAGGAGGAGGCGGCGGCGCGGCGACGACCGGCGGCGGCTCGACCGGCGCGACGACCGGCGGAGGCGGCGGCGGCTCGACCGCGGGCGCGGACGGCGCCGGCTCCGGCGCGGCGACGGCCTTCACGCTCGGCGGCGGCGGCTCCTTGATCGACGGCGGCGGGGTCGGGACCTTGACCGCGGACGGCGGCGGCGGCTCGACGGCCGGCGCGGACGCGGGCGGCGCGACCTCCTTCACGCTGGGCACGCTCGCGGGCGGGACCGGGAGCGCGACGTCGCTCTTCTTGTCCTCGACCTTGCGGCGCGGGGCTTCTTCGCGCGCCTCGAGCCCGCCGTTCTCGAACGAGGGCGCGCTCTTCGCGGCGACGTCGGTGGCCTTCGAGGGCGGCGCTTCGATCGCGATCTGCGAGATGTCGCGGCGCGAGGCGACGTCGTCGAGCGCGGGCGTCGACGGGACGCTGATCGGCGGCGCGGCGGACGTTGGCGACGACTCCGCGGCGGGCTTCGCGACGGCGCGCCGTTTGATGACGGCGCCGGGACCGCGGTTGATGCGCTCGGTCACGACGTCGTGCGTCTTCTGTTTCTCGAGGTTCCGCTTCAGACGGTCGACGGCGTCGACGTCCACGGAGCTCATGTGGTTTCGGACATCCGTCACGCCAATCGACTGGAACAGCGTCACGACCTGCTTCGGGTCGAGATTGAGCTGTTTCGCGACTTCGTAGACCCGAACCTTGCTCATCGAACCTCCGACGACGACCATGCTTCCTCTACCTTGCGGAACGGCGCCGACAGCCGGTACGTCCCACCGACCGCAGCGCCAACTCCTGCGTGGAGAATCGCAAGAATCGCGACCTCCCTATTCCCGTCTCGCCCCCCAAGCAGGGCTCCAATTCGTGACTTTTCTGCAAACGCGATCGCGTTGCCCGCGGCGACCGCGCGCTCCACGACCGAAAGCTTCGCCGCCGCCGCGGCGTCCCGTGCGACGACGATCAGCGCCGGCGCCTCGACCTCGGAGACCGCGTCGGCGCCGATCGCGAGCTGCCCCGCGCGCTTGGCGCCGGAGAGGAGGCCTTCGATCCGGCGATCCGCCGCCTCGACGATCGCGGCGCCGAGGACGGCCGCGTCGCCTTTGACTTCCTGCTTGAACGCGCGGGACAAACCGCTCTTCAGCGCGCGCTTGAGGCAGTCGGGCGCGCCGTGCACGTGCGCGCCGCGCCCGAAGGCGGAGCCCGCCATGTCGACCGCGAGCTCGCCCGAGGACGGATCGAGGACGACGCGGACGAGCTCGTGCGGCTCGGCGTGCTTTCCGCACCCGGCACACGTGCGCTCCGTCCGCTTCTTCGCGGTCTTGGCGCTGTCGTCGTGGGTCATCGCTTCCATCCTCGGGTCGGTTCCTTTCAGCTCTGCTGGGTCGCGCTCGCGGCGGCGGCCTTGCGGGCCGCGTCGATCTGCTTCCACTCGTTCTGGAGGAAGTACTCGCCGCCCTGCTTGAGGGCGCGGGCCTTCTTGATGCCGAGGCCCGTCTTGATCGCGAGCTTGTCCTCGTCCTCGCGCATGATGTCCTCGACGGAGCGGTAGCCCGCGTCCTCGAGGAGCTGCACCGTGCGCTCGCCGACGCCGCGGACGAAGAGGAGCTTCTCCTTGTCGGTGAGCGGCTCACTCTTCGCGGAGGCGGCCCGGATGCGCTCCTGACGGAGGGTCTCCATCGTGATCTCCGCCGCGGCGCGGATCGAGGGCGCGTTCTCCGCGCCGACGCCCTGGATGCTGCCGATCTCTTCGGCGGTCGCCTCCGCGACCTCCTCGAGGGCGCGGAAGCCCATGCGGTACATGTTGCGCGCGACCTGCTCGCTCACGCCATCGATGCGGCCGAGCTGCGCGATCGCCTCCTCTTCCATCTGCTTGAACTTCGACTCGCTGATGATGTCGAGCTTCCAGCCGGTGAGGTGCCACGCGAGGCGCACGTTCTGGCCCTTGCGGCCGATCGCGAGGGAGAGCTTCTCGTCGGGGACGACGAGCTCCATCCGCCCGTCGGCCTCGTTGACGATGACCTTGTTGACCTCGGCCGGCTGGATCGCGGCGCACACGAAGCGCGCGGGGTCGCGGTCCCACGGGACGATGTCGATCTTCTCGCCGCGGAGCTCCTGCACGACCGCCTGGACGCGCGAGCCCTTCATGCCGACGCACGCGCCGACGGGATCGACGTCCGCGTCGCGGCTCATGACCGCGATCTTCGAGCGCGCGCCCGGCTCACGCGCGCAGGCGACGATCTTGACGATGCCCTCGTAGATCTCGGGGACCTCGCTCTCGAAGAGCTTCTCGACGAGCTTGCCGTCGCCGCGCGAGAGGATGATCTGCGGGCCGCGCGCCTCGCGGTCGATGTCCTTCAGGAGCGCGACGATGCGGTCGCCGGGGCGGTACGTCTCGCGCGGCGTCTGCTCGCGGAACGGCAAGATGCCCTCCGTGCGGCCGAGGTCGACGATGATGTTGTTGCCCTTCTCGAAGCGGCGGACGACGCCCTTGATGAGCTCGCCCTTCTTGTCCTTGAACTCCTGGTAGATGAGGTCGCGCTCTTCGTCGCGCACGCGCTGGATGAGGACCTGCTTCGCCGCCTGCGCCGCGATGCGGCCGAACTGCGAGCGCGCCTGCTTCACCATGAGGAGATCGCCGAACTCCTTGTCCTGCTCGGCGGCCTTCTTCGCGTCGTTGGGGTGCCAAAAGATCTGGAAGCCGAGCTCTTCGCCGAGCTCCGCCTCGAGGCCCTTCGCCTGCGCGTCCTCGAGCGCGATCTCGCGCTCGTCGTCGGAGACGTCGTCGACGACGGTCATGAACTGGAAGAGGTCGACCTGACCGGTGTCCTCGTTGAACGTGGCCTGGAGCTCGCGGTTCGGACCGAAGACGCTCTGCGCGGCCTTGAGGATCGCCTCTTCGATCGTCTTCACCAGGCGCGAGCGATCGATCCCCTTTTCCTTCGCGACCATGTCGATCGCCTGGAGAAGGTTCGCATCGGTCTGGGCTGCCTGCTGCTGAACGGCCATGTTGTTCCTCTTGTCGCCTTTTTGCGATTTCGGTGCTGCTTGCTCGATGAGGCTCACGACTTCTTCTTTCCGCCCGGCTTGGGGGCGGGCCCGAACTCGAACACGAGCCGGGCCGATACGACGTCGTCGAGAGCGACGCTCCACGTCTTGGCGCCGTCGGCGACGTCGACGAGCCCGTCCTTCATCGGACCGAGGACGCCGACGATCACCTTCTGGCCGGCGATGCCGGTCCGGAGCTTCAGCTTCGCCTTCTCGCCCTCGAAGCGGGCGTAGTCGGCGGGCTTCTTCAGCTCGCGCTCCACCCCGGGCGAGCTGACCTCGAGGTTGTAGCGATGGGGGATCGGATCCGAGACGTCGAGCGCGGGCGAGAGATCGCGCGCGATGTTCGAGCAGAGCTCGAGGTCGATCGCGGCCTGCTTGGTGGACATGCGCTCTGCCTCGGCCCCCAGCTTCTCGACGTACACGCGCAGGATCCAGCCGCCCTCGTTCTTCAGCTCGACGTCGACGAGCTCCGCGCCGTGCGCGCGCACGACGGGATCGATCACGGCGTGGAGCCGCTCACGGTCGAAGCTCGGGCTGCTGGAGGGAGACGCCATCACGCGGGAATAACTGGTCCTTTTGGGTTGCTACTGGCCGAACAAAAGACAAAAAAAAGCGAACCGCCGGAATTGGGGTCCGCAAGGGGCAATCCACCAACTGGGGCGCCCTACATAGCGCGCGACCCTGGGACGATCAACCCGCTTCCGACGACTCTGCGACAGCGATTTCCGAGGTGCTCGGATCTACGAGCATTTTCTACGTGCGCGCGGGCCGCGCGAACGGGGTGAGGTTCGCGACCGCCGTGATGAGGTCCTCCGGGTTCACCGGCTTGCCGATGTGGGTCGTGAAGCCGGCGGCGAGCGCCTTCGTGCGATCCTCCGCGCGCGTGTACGCGGTGAGCGCGATCGACGGGAGCGCGAGCGCGGGCTCGATCGCGCGCAGGCGGCGCATCAAGCTGTAGCCGTCTTGCTCCGGCATGCCGATGTCGCTCACGAGGACGTGCGGAGCGGCATCGCGCACCGCCGCGAGCGCCTCCTCCGCCGACGACGCGACCGTGACGTGCGCGCCCGCGCTCTCGAGCACGGCGCGGACGAGATCGCGCGCGTCCGCGTCGTCGTCGACGACGAGCACGCGCAGCTCGCCGAGCAACGATCGGCGGACGGAGCCGGAGCGCGCCGGGTTCGCCGGCGGGACGCTCACCGTGGCGCGGACCGGCAGCACGAACGTGAACGTCGAGCCATGGCCCGGCCCGATGCTCTCGGCGGAGACCGTTCCGCCGTGGAGCTCGACGATGTGGCGCACGAGCGAGAGGCCGAGCCCGAGGCCGCCGATGCGGCGCGTGGTGGAGCCCTCCTCTTGTGTGAAGCGATCGAAGACGCGGGGGAGGAAATCGGGCGCGATACCCCGCCCCGTGTCGCTCACCG
This window contains:
- a CDS encoding D-3-phosphoglycerate dehydrogenase yields the protein MRVLVADKLHPRAVEELRTLPVDVLYEPEVTKETLESKIPGVGILVVRSKEVTRKAIESARQLNLIVRAGAETSTIDVKAASERGIYVANCPGKNSSAVAELVFGFAVALDRRIPDAVLSLRAGKWERLEYGKAEGLLGKTIGIAGLGAIGRDVAARAKTFGLHPIGWSKSLTPARAAELGIGYAASLEELAAKSDILTLHLALNERTRQCVNKKVFDAMPKRAMFINCARPDLVDYEAMQDAIKSRGLRVAIDVIPNEPRGKKEVAPDLFNLTTPSATGGFLYATPHIAASTDQAQLAIATETVRVIRSFLTEGTVPNVQNVLNLSNARFQMVIRMLDKVGTFANVLAVIKRHGINVEEVTNTVFEGGGASCAKLRVISRPSEACFAEIRAFEEVLHVDIVQLPNLA
- a CDS encoding DEAD/DEAH box helicase — protein: MPNARAAAPTPKVAEQNPSVHPFAALGLHKDLVRAVAAEGYSTPTPIQGKSIGPVLAGRDLLGCAQTGTGKTAAFVLPILHRLGKTPRTGKIRCLVVAPTRELAAQIDERIGAYGRHTGVRHICIYGGVGQKPQEKALERVPDILVATPGRLLDLMSQGFVKLDGIQVLVLDEADRMLDMGFIHDVRKIVAAVPPVRQTLLFSATIPGEIANLIASVLKDPVRVDIAPEVTTAERVEQCVHFVASKSDKRHLLEKLLRDENALRTIVFTRTKHGANRLAEQLTKSGIVAAAIHGNKSQGARERALEGFKGGTVAVLVATDLAARGIDVDGITHVFNFDLPNVPESYVHRIGRTGRAGASGRAIAFCDPEERPLLRDIEKFVKRSIPVAGGVALAPAPTPAMVTSPADPRPSPPRRSRGRRGPRRH
- a CDS encoding SpoIIE family protein phosphatase, whose protein sequence is MSFFVVRAVSAAGARASQDRADVFARGETAVLVVADGAGGVGDGARAADHLVDRVREAVLDADFDLAAPAAWSRLFADVDRALVGVGETTAVVVVLMTGLLVHAAAGDSEAWLVRADASERLTAGASRARLGTGRARPSASVRRELDGRLVVASDGLFRHTRSEAIERVVRAEKFGAVADALVALTRGEDDVAVLVAER
- the rbfA gene encoding 30S ribosome-binding factor RbfA; amino-acid sequence: MASTRRPAKHAAKNEASRPVRVAAQLRQEIARLVGRDLADPRLEGLIVSNAWISSDLQLARVFFRLATTDEGAALEARKKDAERALARASGRLRKAVTARLGLRVAPELRFVYDEGQDAQTRIEELLEEVKRERAT
- a CDS encoding YlxR family protein encodes the protein MTHDDSAKTAKKRTERTCAGCGKHAEPHELVRVVLDPSSGELAVDMAGSAFGRGAHVHGAPDCLKRALKSGLSRAFKQEVKGDAAVLGAAIVEAADRRIEGLLSGAKRAGQLAIGADAVSEVEAPALIVVARDAAAAAKLSVVERAVAAGNAIAFAEKSRIGALLGGRDGNREVAILAILHAGVGAAVGGTYRLSAPFRKVEEAWSSSEVR
- the infB gene encoding translation initiation factor IF-2 — translated: MSKVRVYEVAKQLNLDPKQVVTLFQSIGVTDVRNHMSSVDVDAVDRLKRNLEKQKTHDVVTERINRGPGAVIKRRAVAKPAAESSPTSAAPPISVPSTPALDDVASRRDISQIAIEAPPSKATDVAAKSAPSFENGGLEAREEAPRRKVEDKKSDVALPVPPASVPSVKEVAPPASAPAVEPPPPSAVKVPTPPPSIKEPPPPSVKAVAAPEPAPSAPAVEPPPPPPVVAPVEPPPVVAAPPPPPPAPEPPPPPPRVVPSDAPAPRGPSAAPKTGVEYWAGRPGVPMPTPVGAQRTGIGGGAAGVGARRVQFDPRAGAAGRPGGMRPGQQRPGMMGRGGPGGRGRPGMMNVRKGPVNVSTKEMSAHKKVIRIEENITLAAMAAQMSLKATELLMKLLGMGMTGIHINTTLDADTAKILASEFGWEVEDVATTEEEDIEAARGEAADVDPELVLRPPVVTVMGHVDHGKTSLLDKIRKADVAKGEAGGITQHIGAYKVTTAAGTIVFLDTPGHEAFTAMRARGASATDIVVLVVAADDGVMPQTKEAIAHAKAAKVPIIVAVNKIDKAGADPDRVKRELVEQGLQPEEWGGDTIFTQVSALTGEGIPQLLEMLALQAEVLDLKANPKKPASGVVIEALLDRGRGPVARILVQEGTLKVGDFVLAGPGFGKVRAMTNEHGKQVHEAPPATPVEILGLSDVPAAGDPLHAVKDPKKALEIAESRKAKQDKSKQGSDKGLSLQSLMERLQAGDQQELRVIVKTDVHGSSEALTNAFNKLTTDRVKLHIVHSGVGAITEGDVNLAIAAKAILIGFNVRPAGKAAALAEENKVEIRLYSIIYDAVDDVKAAMEGLLPTTKVEKLSGKAEVRAIFKIRGIVVAGCYVTQGKVRRSNHVRVTRDGAVIWEGKIDALKHLKEDVKEIPEGMECGISLDGFNDVKNGDFIESFEIEEIKQKL